In one window of Mytilus trossulus isolate FHL-02 chromosome 7, PNRI_Mtr1.1.1.hap1, whole genome shotgun sequence DNA:
- the LOC134725184 gene encoding antiviral innate immune response receptor RIG-I-like, with product MDEDTEKMYLDNLRNLMEKEKNALESIQSLEEQGTKTEERMSNVEQDLQSLIDTVQSLNISNDESLVFREPLEDKTCFEGETISLECVIEGGKKPSKWYKGDYAARVLSDNIRDESKDQTYKLTILHATREDTGVYTILIGNERKDVQLNVIERPPSLVELRHYQSELAEIALRGENTIMCAGTNAGKTYVAFHVIEGHLLKNPRGKVVFINKTNVLLGQQYKRACDAFTTLHFQGKIKIWKADEDDSENFGTEMVNARLIFLTPKSLCNHLIETAANKVSIDIFTLIVLDECHHTHDKSVYNELMSYYRIAKYGEKTHRLPQILGLTASPGTNKAKDLSAAKDHLRKVMANLDVTKLSVVQRHREELLQYTSIPEKVPIASTTRKLDPLKDILLGAMEYVENKLNSRIVSNFLTENLLNNRDLYEALGNPPVQRMDVRYVQWISETKEKVEHVLHKDTKVPRLLHACLRHLELYTECLEINSLLEIDQVREIVMQRYADESFASQNANTIEETEIVSKLRDVFAELREIGRNIEGNPDVKNVIERIENEYQLLKEESRFIIFVKARATAKALAERLPSYLRSTHLTGSHKSVEEAGLPAHEQIEVLEKFKNGDHLCIVATSVGCEGLDVPQCNVMIRYRFSADEISSLQMRGRVRKKEGREVIVGTSQEFETEKKNIQRQYLMTQAIDEVSKLNITRDIAIAEKKIYEIEEIERRTANMKLNKKRKGLFTINCKYCGVVIIDGDSMRQVNEKLFLVCDRSMLARVDRRQIPKKKQREFDGCKKLGKAFGLECGHNWGSIVIYNECEFVALSQDYIKIFDCQADSFINCEKWYDLKFRIEEISDEDFMNYNR from the exons ATGGATGAAGACACAGAGAAGATGTACTTAGACAATCTTCGAAATCTTATGGAGAAAGAGAAAAATGCTCTTGAATCCATCCAATCTTTAGAAGAACAAGGAACCAAAACCGAAGAGCGCATGTCCAATGTTGAGCAAGACTTGCAATCACTTATAG ATACAGTGCAGTCTTTGAATATATCTAATGATGAGAGCC TTGTGTTTCGGGAACCTTTGGAAGACAAAACTTGTTTCGAAGGTGAAACAATCAGCCTAGAATGTGTAATAGAAGGCGGGAAGAAACCAAGCAAATGGTACAAAGGAGATTATGCAGCACGCGTATTATCAGATAATATTCGGGATGAATCTAAAGACCAAACTTATAAACTGACCATTCTACATGCTACAAGAGAAGATACAGGAGTTTACACTATATTGATTGGGAATGAAAGAAAAGATGTTCAATTGAACGTTATCG aaagacCACCCTCGTTAGTCGAACTTCGTCATTATCAAAGTGAACTAGCAGAAATCGCACTGAGAGGAGAAAATACAATAATGTGTGCGGGTACAAATGCTGGGAAAACGTATGTGGCTTTCCATGTGATAGAGggtcatttgttaaaaaatccAAGAG GAAAAGTTGTGTTCATAAATAAGACAAACGTTTTACTTGGACAGCAGTACAAAAGAGCATGTGATGCTTTTACAACTCTCCACTTTCAG ggtaaaataaaaatatggaaagCTGATGAAGACGACAGTGAGAATTTCGGAACAGAAATGGTTAATGCCAGGTTGATATTTTTGACTCCAAAATCCCTATGCAACCACCTCATTGAAACAGCAGCGAATAAAGTGTCAATAGATATTTTTACTTTGATCGTTCTTGACGAATGTCATCATACACATGATAAAAGTGTGTACAACGAATTGATGTCATATTATAGAATAGCAAAATATGGGGAAAAGACGCATCGACTTCCACAG ATACTTGGACTAACAGCATCACCAGGTACAAACAAGGCCAAAGATTTGTCAGCAGCAAAAGATCATTTGAGGAAAGTAATGGCAAATTTAGATGTTACTAAATTGTCTGTTGTTCAGCGCCATAGAGAAGAACTACTTCAATATACGTCTATTCCAGAAAAGG TTCCCATTGCATCAACGACCCGAAAACTCGATCCTTTGAAGGATATACTACTCGGGGCAATGGAGtatgttgaaaataaactgaactcTCGAATTG TTTCAAACTTTTTGACTGAAAATCTACTCAATAATAGGGACTTATATGAGGCATTAGGTAATCCACCAGTACAAAGAATGGATGTACGGTACGTACAGTGGATCAGTGAAACCAAAGAGAAAGTGGAGCATGTATTACATAAAGATACAAAAGTACCACGATTGCTTCACGCATGTCTTAGACATCtagag ctTTATACAGAATGTCTAGAAATTAATTCATTGCTTGAAATTGATCAAGTTCGTGAAATTGTCATGCAACGATATGCAGACGAATCTTTTGCAAGTCAGAATGCTAATACCATTGAAGAAACAGAAATCGTATCCAAGCTACGAG ACGTGTTTGCTGAACTTCGAGAAATTGGAAGAAACATCGAAGGCAATCCtgatgttaaaaatgttattgaaaggATCGAAAACGAATACCAACTACTTAAGGAAGAGTCaagatttattatatttgtaaaagcCAGAGCAACTGCAAAAGCCTTAGCAGAAAGACTACCTAGCTATCTACGTAGTACCCACCTTACTGGTTCACATAAATCTGTAGAGGAAGCAG GTCTTCCTGCGCACGAACAGATAGAAGTATTAGAGAAGTTTAAAAATGGCGACCATCTGTGCATTGTTGCGACATCAGTAGGATGTGAGGGTCTTGATGTGCCGCAATGTAATGTGATGATCCGATACAGATTCAGTGCAGATGAAATTAGCAGCTTACAAATGCGAG GACGAGTACGCAAAAAAGAAGGACGGGAGGTTATAGTTGGCACTTCACAGGAATTTGAGactgaaaagaaaaacatcCAGAGACAATATCTAATGACACAAGCCATAGACGAAGTTTCCAAACTTAATATCACCAGAGATATAGCCATAGCAGAGAAAAAGATATATGAAATTGAAGAAATCGAAAGAAGGACTGCAAATATGAAGctgaacaaaaaaagaaaagggcTATTTACTATCAATTGTAAATACTGTGGCGTTGTCATAATCGATGGCGATTCGATGCGCCAAGTAAATGAGAAATTATTCCTCGTGTGTGACAGATCAATGTTAGCCAGAGTTGATAGGAGGCAAATAcctaaaaagaaacaaagggAATTTGATGGATGTAAGAAGCTAGGTAAAGCGTTCGGGCTAGAGTGTGGACATAACTGGGGTTCAATAGTTATCTACAATGAGTGTGAATTTGTGGCGTTGTCACAAGactatatcaaaatatttgactGTCAAGCAGACTCATTCATAAACTGTGAAAAATGGTATGATCTGAAATTTAGAATAGAAGAAATTTCTGATGAAGACTTCATGAATTACAATAGATAG